The genomic region TGCGCGACCACGTCGATCATCGCGAGCGAGTTCGGCGTGATCGACGAACCGATGATCGCATCGACATGCTCTTCGGTGATGAGCTTCTTCGTGCTTTGCACGGCTTGCGTGGTGTCGGAGGCGTCGTCGAGGACGATGTAATCGACCGGGGCGCCGCCCATCTGCTTCGGCAGAAGCGCGGCGGTGTCGCGCGCCGGAATGCCGAGCGATGCGGCCGGTCCGGTGAGCGACAGCACGAGGCCGATCTTGACGTGCGGCGTCTCGGCCAGCGCGGTTGTCGTTGCGGCCAGCGTGATCGCCGTGATCGCCGTGGCCGCGATGGACCCCGCCACCTTCCACCTGCTCCTGCGCATGAGAGTCTCCATGTCGTTTGTTCTTGTCGTGCGGCGCGACGCGCCCCGGCAAGTGTAAGGTGGCGGCTGCGTTCGACGCATCGGGCGAAACCCGTTGCGCCGGCGTTGCGTCGACGTTGCACCGAGGTCGCCTAAGCCGCGCTCAGTGCTCGAGCTGCACGACCGCCTGATCGATCGCGCCGAAGATCGACTTGCCGCCTTCGTCGAACATTTCGATCTTCACGCTGTCGCCGAACTTCATGAACTCCGTTTGCGGCGCGCCGTGCTCGATGGTCTCGAGGCACCGCTTCTCGGCGATGCAGCAGTAGCCGCGCTTCTCGTCCTTGTTCGAGATCGTGCCCGACCCGACGATGGACCCCGCGCGCAGATTGCGCGTCTTCGCCGCATGCGCGATCAGCTGGCCGAAGTGGAAGACCATGTCCACGCCGCAATCCGGCTGGCCGACCTTCTTGCCGTTCCAGTGGACGGTCATCGGCCGATGCACGCGGCCTTCGCGCCAGGCATCGCCGAGTTCGTCCGGCGTGACGGCGACGGGCGAGAACGAAGTCGCCGGCTTGCTCTGGAAGAAGCCGAAGCCTTTCGCGAGTTCGGCGGGAATCAGATTGCGCAGCGAAACGTCGTTGACGAGCATCAGCAGGCGCACGCTTTTCACCGCTTCGTCGGGCGTGGGCGCCATCGGCACGTCGGATGTGATGACCGCGACTTCCGCCTCGAAGTCGATGCCATACGACTCCGACGCGCACACGATGTCGTCCGTCGGCCCGAGAAAGTCGTCGCTGCCGCCCTGGTACATCAGCGGATCGGTCCAGAACTCGGGCGGCATCTGCGCGCCGCGCGCGCGTCGCACGAGTTCCACATGATTGACGTAGGACGAGCCATCGGCCCATTGAAAAGCGCGCGGCAGCGGCGCCATGCACGCTTTCGGATCGAACGCGAACGCATGGCGCGCGCGGCCCTGATTCAGCGCTTCATAGGCGTCGAGCAGTTGCGGCGCGTAGAACGCCCAGTCGTCGAGCGTGCGTTGCAGCGTCGAGACGATTCCATCGGGAATGACGGCCGTGCGCAGGTCGCGCGACACGACGATGAGTTGGCCGTCGCGCGTGCCGTCCTTCAGCGTGGCTAGTTTCATAAAGGCAGTCGTGGCTGGGATGACGTTAAGGGAAATGTATTTTACGATGGTGAATCCCTGTGACTTCGGCTCGCCCGCGCTTTTCATGTCCTCGAACTCGACCGCCACCGCCGACGACGATATCGACGCTTCTGACGCAACTTCGGAGGAGAAGGCGCGCTCCGGCATTCAATCGATCGAAGTCGGCTTCCGCCTGCTCGATGTGCTCACCAACGAGCCGCGCGCGATGATGCTGCGCGATCTCGCGCAGCGCGCGGGCATGAGTCCGGCGAAGGCGCATCGCTATCTCGTGAGCTTCGTGCGGCTCGGGCTTGCATCGCAGGACCCGCTTTCCGGGCGCTACGAACTCGGCGGCTTCGCGCTGCAGATGGGACTCGCGCGGCTCGCGCGCGTGGACGGCGTGAAACTCGCGCGCATCGCGCTCGCCGAACTGCGCGACCGGCTCGATCAGACCGTTGGCATCGCGGTGTGGGGCAATCAGGGGCCGACCGTCGTGCACTGGATGGAATCGAGCTATCCGGCGAAGGCATCGCTCAAACTCGGCGATGTCATGCCGCTGCTGTCGTCGGCGACGGGCCTCTTGTTCGCCGCGTATCTTCCGCGCAGCAAGACGCAGCCGATGCTCGACCGCGAACTCGCGGCCACGAAACAGACGCTCGCGGATGTCGAGCCGCTTCTCGCCGATGTGCGCGAACACGGCGCGGCGCGCGTCGAAGGCATGCTGCTGCCGACGATCCACGCGTTCTGCACGCCGGTGTTCGATTCGACCGGCGCACTCGCGCTCGGGCTCATCGCGCTCGGACACGAAGGCGCGTTCGACACGCGCTGGGGCGGCGAAATCGACACGGCGCTGCGCGAATGCGCGCGCGGCTTGTCGTATGAACTGGGGTACAAGACGGGCGAGCGGTGATGGCGGTTCGTGCGCCGGGGCGAGGAACATGGTTTCCGGCGCGCGTGTCTTAAGATCTCCGCTTTTTTGCTTGCAATTCCGATGTCCCTGTTTTCGATACTTCGCCCTCGTCCCGCGCGCGGGGAGCGCGCCGATGCCGCGTCGTCGCCTTTTGGGCCACGCGGCTGGGGGCGCTGGCTTCTGGCCGCGCTGATCGTCGCCGTCCTGCACTGGATCGCGATGCGCTGGATCGAGCGCGCGAAGCAGCCGGTGAATGAGCCGCCCGCCGAGAAACCGCCCGTGCAGGTGGAATTGCTGACGCCGAAGCCCATCGCGCCGCCGACGCCCGCGAAGCCGGCTGCGCCCGCGCCCGCGAAGAAGCCGCCGCCGACACCCGCCGCGCGCCCGGCGCCCGCGCCCGCGCCCGCCGCCGTTCCGAACGCGACGACGCCTTCGAGCGCCCAGCCGGACGCCGACCTTGCCGCGCAAGAAGCGGCACGGCAGGCTGCGGAACGGGCCGCACAAGCCGCAGCCGCGCAAGCCGCAGCCGCCGCGCAAAACACGGCCGTCGCTTCCGGCGACAAGTTCAGCGTCCCGCCCACCGGCGAATTGCGTTACGACACGCTGGTCAACGGCGTGATGAACCAGACCGGCACGATCCACTGGGCGAACGACGGCCAGCATTACCAGATGGTCGTTTCGATCCCGCTGCCGTTCGTCGGTCCGTACGTTTATCTCAGCCAGGGCCATATCGACGGATTCGGCATCGCGCCCGAGCAGTATTCGGAAAAGCGCGGCCGCCGCGCCGCCGACATCGCCGTCTTCAATCGCGAGACCAGGCAGATCGTCTATACGCGCACGCCGAACGCGCAGCCGCTCGCGGACGGCGCGCAGGACCGCTTCAGCTTCGTCATGCAACTGGCGAGCCTCGTGCGCGGCGCGCCGGATGTTTACAAACCGGGCGTCACGCGCCAGTTCAGCGTTGCCGACAACGACAGCAGCGAAATCTGGCCGATTGAGACCGTCGGCGATGAAACCGTGCAAACGCGCGACGGCTTCGTGAGCGCGCGCCACTTCACGCGTCTGCCGCGCCGCGAAGGAGACCGGCGCAAGCTCGACATCTGGCTCGCGCCCGCGCTGGGCTGGCTTCCCGCGCGCATCGTGCAGACCGAGCCGAACGGCATGCAGATCGAGATGCTCTGGGCGGGAAAGCTCGCGCCGCCGCCCGCTAACGGCCAGCCGGCCGCCCCGGGCATGCCGGATGCGTCGGAGGAAACGGCGCCCGCCGCGGGCGAGGCCGTGAGGCCGTAGCGGCGGCGCCTCGTACTAGACGCACAACGCACAAGCGAACTCCACGGAGCGGATATGCAGGTGAACATCAAAGGCATCGACACGCGATATGTCCTCGATAACGAAGGCGGCGGTCCCTGGCTGACTTTCATCCATCAACTGGCCGGCGATCTGTCGGTGTGGGACCAGATGGCCGGCTACTTCCGCAACAGTTTCACCGTCATGCGCTACGACCTGCGCGGACACGGCCGCACCGCGCTGTCGCCGGACGCCTTCACGATCGACGATCTCGCCGACGACCTCGCCGAATTGCTCGACAGGCTGGGCGCGCCGACCACGCATGTCGTCGGCCTGTCGATTGGCGGCATGGTCGCGCAGAAGTTCGCCATCAACCATGCGGACAAAGTGGATTCCCTGACGGTAGTCGGTGCGCCCGCCTATATCCGCGAGCAAGCGCGCCCGGCGTTCGCCGAACGCGCCGCTTCGGTGCGCGAAAAGGGCATCGGGAGCATTGTCGAGCCGACGCTCGAGCGCTGGCTGACCGAAGGATTTCGCCGCGCGCATCCCGAAGTCGTCGAGCAAATAGGTGAGACGATTGCGCATACGCCGCCCGAAGGTTTCGCGCGCGCCGCCGAAGCCGTGAGCCGTTTCGATGCGAGGAGCGGCCTCGCGTCGATCGCGAAGCGCACGCTCGTGATTGCCGGCGAAGCCGACAATGGCACGCCGCATGCTGAATCCAGAGTGATCGCCGACACCGTGCCGGGCGCGCAATTCGAACTTCTGGATGCGGCACATCTGTCTCCGGTCGAGGCGTCGCAGCGTTTTTGCGCATTGCTCGATGCGTTTCTGCGCAGCCCAGCCTGAGTGCGTTTCAAAAAGAAAAGCCTCGATAACACTGGCAGCACGTCGAGGCCACCCCTTGAATTCCAGCCTGATCGCTCCACTTTTGATGCAGGTCGCCAAGGAGCAACAGGATTAAGGAGTGTCGCCATGCAAATGATCTACAACAGCCCTAACTATTGCGTCGTCGAATTTGCGCCGCAGGCCAACCATCTCGCGATGATGTCGGGCGGTTACGAAATCGTCGACAAGAACACGCAGCGGGAGATTTTCATCGACGGCGAGCTGGCCGCGAAGTTCCGCGAGCACGTCCAGAAGCTGATCGAGGAAGAGCCGTCGCTCGAAGATGTCGACGAATTCCTCGGCCAGTTCGATATTTTGATGAACCAGCCCGTCGTGCTTCACTGAGGGAAGCCTCGCGCCGCCACCGCTTGCCGGCGAAGAGGGCGAGCCAAGCAGCACGGCACACAAGCGACACGCCAGAAAAGACCCCGTCCGTTCATCGGCGGGGTTCTTTTTTTGCGCCCGCCGCGCCTGCAGCGCCCGCGCGGGACGAGAGCGACCGCCCGACGCTGCGGCTACAATGACGGACCATTTCTCTCTCCGGTACAGGGCCCGTCCGTCATGAACCAGAACGCCATTTCGAGCACATCGGGCGCGAGAACGCCCGCGCGCGATTACACGCGCGGCGCGGCGCTGCCCGCGCTCCTGCAGCAACGCATCCTCATTCTCGATGGCGCAATGGGCACCATGATCCAGCGCTACAAGCTCGACGAAGCCGCGTATCGCGGCGAGCGCTTCGAGGACTACGGCCGCGACATCAAGGGCAACAACGAATTGCTGTCGGTCACGCAGCCGCAGATCATCCGCGAGATTCACGACAAATATCTCGCCGCGGGCGCGGACATCATTGAAACCAACACGTTCGGCGCAACGCGCGTCGCGCAGGCCGACTACGGCATGGAAGACCTCGCCGCCGAGATGAATCTCGCATCGGCAAGGCTCGCGCGCGAAGCCTGCGATGCATACTCCACGCCCGACAAGCCGCGCTTCGTCGCCGGCGCAATCGGGCCGACGCCGAAGACCGCGAGCCTTTCGCCGGACGTGAACGACCCCGGCGCGCGCAACGTCACATTCGACGAACTGCGCGAGACTTACTACGAGCAGGCAAAGGCGCTGCTCGATGCCGGCTGCGATCTCTTTCTCGTCGAGACCATTTTCGACACGCTGAACGCGAAAGCCGCGCTCTTCGCGCTCGACGAGTTGTTCGAGAACACGGGCGAGCGGCTGCCGATCATGATCTCGGGCACCGTCACCGACGCCTCGGGGCGCATTCTTTCGGGTCAGACGGTCGAGGCGTTCTGGAACTCGCTGCGCCACGCGAAGCCGCTCACGTTCGGCCTGAACTGCGCGCTCGGCGCGGCGCTGATGCGGCCGTACATCGCGGAGCTGGCGAAGCTGTGCGACACCTATGTGTCGTGCTATCCGAACGCGGGCTTGCCCAATCCGATGAGCGACACCGGTTTCGACGAAACGCCGGACGTCACGTCGCGGCTTCTCAAGGAGTTCGCGCAAGCGGGGCTCGTGAATCTCGCGGGCGGATGCTGCGGGACGACGCCCGAGCACATCGCGGAGATCGCGAAGGCGCTGGCGGAAGTCAAGCCGCGCGCTTTCCCTTCGCAATATCGCGACGCGGCCTGAACGCTTCGATCCGAACCGAGACAAGAACACCATGACCGATCACACGATGCGTCTCTCCGGCCTCGAGGCTTTCAACGTCACCGACGGCTCGCTCTTCATCAACGTCGGCGAGCGCACCAACGTCACGGGATCGAAGGCGTTCGCCCGCATGATCCTCAACGGCCAGTTCGACGAAGCGCTCGCCGTCGCGCGGCAGCAAGTGGAAAACGGCGCGCAGGTCATCGATATCAACATGGACGAAGCCATGCTCGATTCGAAAGCCGCGATGGTGCGCTTTCTGAATCTGATCGCATCCGAGCCGGACATCGCGCGTGTGCCGATCATGATCGACTCGTCGAAGTTCGAGGTGATCGAAGCGGGCCTCAAGTGCGTGCAGGGCAAGGCCATCGTCAATTCGATCTCGCTCAAGGAAGGCGCGGAATCGTTCACGCATCACGCGAAGCTGATCCGGCGCTACGGCGCAGCCGCCGTCGTCATGGCCTTCGACGAACAGGGCCAGGCCGATACCTTCGAGCGCAAGACGCAGATCTGCAAGCGCTCATACGACGTTCTCGTGAACGAAGTGGGCTTCGCGCCCGAGGACATCATCTTCGACCCGAACATCTTCGCGATCGCGACGGGCATCGAGGAACACAACAACTACGCGGTCGATTTCATCAACGCGACGCGCTGGATCAAGCAGAACCTGCCGCATGCGAAGGTGTCCGGCGGCGTGTCGAACGTGTCGTTCTCGTTTCGCGGCAACGATCCGGTGCGCGAAGCCATCCACACCGTCTTCCTGTATCACGCGATTCAGGCGGGCATGGACATGGGCATCGTGAACGCGGGACAACTCGGCGTCTATGCCGATCTCGACTCCGAACTGCGCGAGCGCGTCGAAGATGTGGTGCTCAATCGCCGCGACGACGCGACCGACCGCCTGCTCGAAATCGCCGACAAGTTCAAGACCGGCGCGGCGAGGAGAGAAGAGAACCTCGAATGGCGCAATCAGCCGGTCGAACAGCGGCTTTCGCATGCGCTCGTGCACGGCATCACGAACTTCATCGTCGAAGATACCGAGGAAGTGCGCCAGAAAATCGACGCGGCGGGCGGGCGTCCGATCAACGTGATCGAAGGGCCGCTGATGGACGGCATGAACATCGTCGGCGACCTCTTCGGCGCGGGCAAGATGTTCCTGCCGCAAGTCGTGAAGTCGGCGCGCGTGATGAAGCAGGCCGTCGCGCATCTGATTCCGTTCATCGAGGAAGAGAAAAAGCGCATGGCCGATGCCGGCGCCGACGTGCGCTCGAAGGGCAAGATCGTCATCGCGACCGTGAAGGGCGACGTGCACGACATCGGCAAGAACATCGTGTCGGTCGTGCTCCAGTGCAACAACTTCGAAGTGGTCAACATGGGCGTGATGGTGCCCTGCGCGACCATTCTGCAGAAGGCAAAAGAAGAAGGCGCGGACATCATCGGCCTGTCGGGACTGATTACACCGAGTCTGGAAGAGATGGCTTACGTCGCCTCCGAAATGCAGCGCGACGACTATTTTCGCGGCAAGCAGACGCCGCTTCTGATCGGCGGCGCCACGACCTCGCGCGTGCACACCGCCGTGAAGATCGCGCCGCACTACGATGGCCCGGTGGTCTATGTGCCGGACGCGTCGCGCTCGGTCTCGGTGGCGTCGAGCCTCTTGTCCGACGAAGGCGCCGCGAAGTATCTCGACGAACTCAAGAGCGACTACGAGCGCATCCGCACGCAGCACGCGAACAAGAAAGCGCAGCCGCTCGTCACGTATGCCGAGGCGCGCGCGAACAAGACGAAGATCGACTGGAGCGCGTACACGCCGAAGAAGCCGAGCTTCATCGGCCGGCGCGTGTTCAGGAACTACGACCTCGCGGAGCTGGCGAACTATATCGACTGGGCGCCGTTCTTTCAGACGTGGGATCTCGCGGGCCCGTATCCGGCGATTCTCAACGACGAGATCGTCGGCGAATCGGCGCGGCGCGTGTTCTCGGACGGCAAGTCGATGCTCTCGCGCATCATCCAGGGCCGCTGGCTGACGGCGAACGGCGTCGTCATGCTGCTGCCGGCGAACACGGTCAACGACGACGACATCGAAATCTACACGGACGAATCGCGCTCGCAGGTCGCGATGACCTGGCGCAATCTGCGCCAGCAAAGCGTGCGTCCGGTCGTCGACGGCGTGATGCGCCCGAACCGGTCGCTCGCCGACTTCATCGCGCCGAAGGATTCGGGCGTCGCCGATTACATCGGTCTTTTCGCGGTCACGGCGGGGCTCGGCGTCGACAAGAAGGAAAAGCAGTTCGAAGCCGACCACGACGACTACAGCGCGATCATGCTGAAGGCGCTGGCCGACCGCTTCGCCGAAGCGTTTGCCGAAGCGCTGCACGCGCGCGTGCGCCGCGAACTGTGGGGCTACGCCGCCGGCGAAACGCTCGACAACGAAGCGCTCATCCGCGAACGGTACGTGGGCATTCGTCCGGCGCCGGGGTATCCGGCGTGCCCGGATCATCTCGTCAAGCGCGATATGTTCGAAGTGCTTCAAGCAGACGAACTCGGCATGAGCGTCACCGAATCGCTCGCGATGCTGCCAGCGGCGAGCGTGTCGGGCTTTTATCTCGCGCATCCGGAGAGCACGTACTTTTCCGTCGGCAAGATCGGCGACGATCAGGTGCAGAGCTTCGCCGAGCGCATGGCGGTTTCATCGGCGGATGCGGAGCGCGCGCTCGCCCCGCTGCGCTGAAACACTGCGCGCCAGCCTGCGCTGGCGCACTCGCGCGCCGTGGCAAAACAACATATGCGTGGCGTGATGGCGAAGAAAAGCGTCATGCCGCCAGCGCGAACTTTTTTTAATCCGTAGACTGTCGAAGCGATGGGCCGTCATCACGGCGGTCACGCATTCTTTTGCCACGGAGAAAGTCGCATGAAGAAGATGACGTCCGCCGTAACCATAGCGATGGCCGCGGCTGTGCTCGCCGCATCGAGTCCGGCTGCCTTCGCGCAGGCCAGCAGCACGCAGGCATCGTCGTACTCGCCGCCGCAGACGGAGCACAAGAAGAACACGAAGAAGCCGAGAAAGCCGAAGTCTTCGACGAACGGTCAGTCGCAATAAGCCGTTCGACGGCGACGGCAGGTAAGGAACCCCGCATCGTCATGGTGCGGGGTTTTTGCTTTCAGCGCCGCGCGGCGAGCGGGCCGCGCGTCAGACGCCCCAGAGGATGTCCTTGTTCTCTTTGCGCGCGAGACGCAGCATGTCGAGAAACGGATAGGCGCGCTGCGCAAGCCCGATTGGAATTTCGTGCGGATCGTGGCCAGCTTCGCCTTCGTGGAAGTGACCGTCGTGCTCGGCGCGCTCTTTCTTGTCGCTGATGACGGCCGCCTCCAGCTTTTCGATGGCGACAGGCAGTTCGTCGTGCGTGATGACGCCCCGTTCGGTCAGTTGCTTGCCGATGATGCCGAGCAGATACTCCGCGAGGTTATCGAGCATCATGACATCCGGTGCAGCCATGGTCTTGAATGTGATCAGCATGGAAGAGTCCTTTTCCTTATGTTGGATGACAGCCGGCGTGCGCGAGGCGCGCCGACAAGCCGATCTTTGCAGAACAACCACCCTGAATAGACAGTTTAGCACCTGCTAAACTGCCGGTTTCAGCGGTGGCCGGGCGTCTGGACGCGCCCTCGCGAGTTGCAGGCACGCCTGGCTCGCGCAGGGGTCGGCTATTCAAATCCGCGTCGTATCGGCGCCCCGCATCGCCCGCACCCGACGCACCCGACGCATCGCTCGCATCGCACCCGCATTCGACTCCGCATTCGCTCCACTGGATCACACTCAGCATGCTGCCCGCACACAAAGAAACCCTGGAAACGCTCCTCTCCGACGCCGTCAGGCAGGTCGCGCAATCCACGCAAGGCGCAACCGAAGCCGCGTTCATAGCGCCCGCCATCGTACTCGAACGTCCGAAGGTCGCCGCACATGGCGACGTCGCGTCGAATGTCGCGATGCAGCTCGCCAAGCCGCTGCGCGCGAATCCGCGTCAACTGGCGCAACAGATCGCCGATGCGGTGATGGGCCATGCGGCCGCGAAGGGTCTCGTCGAGAGCGCGGAAGTCGCCGGTCCGGGCTTCATCAATCTGCGTCTCGCCGCGAAGGCGAAGCAAGACGTGATCCCGGCGGTGCTGGACGAAGGCGCGGCGTTCGGCCGCTCGCCGCGCGATGCCGGCAAGCGCGTGCTCGTCGAATTCGTGTCCGCGAACCCGACCGGACCGCTGCATGTGGGCCACGGCCGTCAGGCCGCGCTCGGCGACGCGCTTTCCAACCTGCTCGCGACGCAAGGCTATGCCGTGCATCGCGAGTTCTATTACAACGACGCCGGCGTGCAGATCGGCAACCTCGCCATTTCCACGCAGGCGCGCGCGCGCGGCTTCAAGCCGGGCGACGCGCAATGGCCGGAAGCGGCGTACAACGGCGAGTACATCGCGGATATCGCGCGCGACTACATGGCGGGCGCGACCGTCGCGGCGAAGGACGGCGAGCCGGTCAAGGGCCGCGGCGATGTCGAGGATCTCGAAGCCATCCGCCACTTCGCGGTTGCGTATCTGCGCCACGAACAGGACATGGACCTGACCGCGTTCGGCGTGAAGTTCGACCAGTTCTATCTGGAGTCGTCGCTGTACAAGGAAGGCCGCGTCGAAGAGACGGTGAAGGCGCTGATCGACGCGGGCAAGACCTACGAGCAGGACGGCGCGCTGTGGCTGCGCACCACCGACGACGGCGACGACAAGGACCGCGTGATGAAGAAGTCCGACGGCACGTACACGTACTTCGTGCCCGACGTCGCGTATCACGTCACCAAGTGGCAGCGCGGCTTCACGAAAGTCATCAACGTGCAGGGCTCGGACCATCACGGCACCATCGCGCGGGTGCGTGCGGGGCTGCAAGGGCTCGGCATCGGCATTCCGAAGGGCTATCCCGACTATGTGCTGCACAAGATGGTGACCGTCATGCGCGACGGTCAGGAAGTGAAGATTTCCAAGCGCGCGGGCAGCTACGTGACGGTGCGCGACCTGATCGAATGGTCGGGCGGCATGACACCCGGCAGCGAGACCGCGCCCGATCAGCTCGACGCCGACATGATCCGCCGCGGCCGCGACGCCGTGCGCTTCTTCCTGATTTCGCGCAAGGCCGATACCGAATTCGTGTTCGACATCGACCTCGCGCTCAAGCAGAACGACGAGAACCCGGTCTACTACGTGCAGTACGCGCACGCGCGCATCTGCACGATCCTCAACGACTGGAAGGAACGCTACGGCGGCGACGTGTCGAAGGCGGCGCA from Caballeronia sp. Lep1P3 harbors:
- a CDS encoding fumarylacetoacetate hydrolase family protein, which codes for MKLATLKDGTRDGQLIVVSRDLRTAVIPDGIVSTLQRTLDDWAFYAPQLLDAYEALNQGRARHAFAFDPKACMAPLPRAFQWADGSSYVNHVELVRRARGAQMPPEFWTDPLMYQGGSDDFLGPTDDIVCASESYGIDFEAEVAVITSDVPMAPTPDEAVKSVRLLMLVNDVSLRNLIPAELAKGFGFFQSKPATSFSPVAVTPDELGDAWREGRVHRPMTVHWNGKKVGQPDCGVDMVFHFGQLIAHAAKTRNLRAGSIVGSGTISNKDEKRGYCCIAEKRCLETIEHGAPQTEFMKFGDSVKIEMFDEGGKSIFGAIDQAVVQLEH
- a CDS encoding IclR family transcriptional regulator, with protein sequence MSSNSTATADDDIDASDATSEEKARSGIQSIEVGFRLLDVLTNEPRAMMLRDLAQRAGMSPAKAHRYLVSFVRLGLASQDPLSGRYELGGFALQMGLARLARVDGVKLARIALAELRDRLDQTVGIAVWGNQGPTVVHWMESSYPAKASLKLGDVMPLLSSATGLLFAAYLPRSKTQPMLDRELAATKQTLADVEPLLADVREHGAARVEGMLLPTIHAFCTPVFDSTGALALGLIALGHEGAFDTRWGGEIDTALRECARGLSYELGYKTGER
- a CDS encoding DUF3108 domain-containing protein; protein product: MSLFSILRPRPARGERADAASSPFGPRGWGRWLLAALIVAVLHWIAMRWIERAKQPVNEPPAEKPPVQVELLTPKPIAPPTPAKPAAPAPAKKPPPTPAARPAPAPAPAAVPNATTPSSAQPDADLAAQEAARQAAERAAQAAAAQAAAAAQNTAVASGDKFSVPPTGELRYDTLVNGVMNQTGTIHWANDGQHYQMVVSIPLPFVGPYVYLSQGHIDGFGIAPEQYSEKRGRRAADIAVFNRETRQIVYTRTPNAQPLADGAQDRFSFVMQLASLVRGAPDVYKPGVTRQFSVADNDSSEIWPIETVGDETVQTRDGFVSARHFTRLPRREGDRRKLDIWLAPALGWLPARIVQTEPNGMQIEMLWAGKLAPPPANGQPAAPGMPDASEETAPAAGEAVRP
- a CDS encoding alpha/beta fold hydrolase, which codes for MQVNIKGIDTRYVLDNEGGGPWLTFIHQLAGDLSVWDQMAGYFRNSFTVMRYDLRGHGRTALSPDAFTIDDLADDLAELLDRLGAPTTHVVGLSIGGMVAQKFAINHADKVDSLTVVGAPAYIREQARPAFAERAASVREKGIGSIVEPTLERWLTEGFRRAHPEVVEQIGETIAHTPPEGFARAAEAVSRFDARSGLASIAKRTLVIAGEADNGTPHAESRVIADTVPGAQFELLDAAHLSPVEASQRFCALLDAFLRSPA
- a CDS encoding DUF3567 domain-containing protein, with the protein product MQMIYNSPNYCVVEFAPQANHLAMMSGGYEIVDKNTQREIFIDGELAAKFREHVQKLIEEEPSLEDVDEFLGQFDILMNQPVVLH
- a CDS encoding homocysteine S-methyltransferase family protein, whose amino-acid sequence is MNQNAISSTSGARTPARDYTRGAALPALLQQRILILDGAMGTMIQRYKLDEAAYRGERFEDYGRDIKGNNELLSVTQPQIIREIHDKYLAAGADIIETNTFGATRVAQADYGMEDLAAEMNLASARLAREACDAYSTPDKPRFVAGAIGPTPKTASLSPDVNDPGARNVTFDELRETYYEQAKALLDAGCDLFLVETIFDTLNAKAALFALDELFENTGERLPIMISGTVTDASGRILSGQTVEAFWNSLRHAKPLTFGLNCALGAALMRPYIAELAKLCDTYVSCYPNAGLPNPMSDTGFDETPDVTSRLLKEFAQAGLVNLAGGCCGTTPEHIAEIAKALAEVKPRAFPSQYRDAA
- the metH gene encoding methionine synthase encodes the protein MTDHTMRLSGLEAFNVTDGSLFINVGERTNVTGSKAFARMILNGQFDEALAVARQQVENGAQVIDINMDEAMLDSKAAMVRFLNLIASEPDIARVPIMIDSSKFEVIEAGLKCVQGKAIVNSISLKEGAESFTHHAKLIRRYGAAAVVMAFDEQGQADTFERKTQICKRSYDVLVNEVGFAPEDIIFDPNIFAIATGIEEHNNYAVDFINATRWIKQNLPHAKVSGGVSNVSFSFRGNDPVREAIHTVFLYHAIQAGMDMGIVNAGQLGVYADLDSELRERVEDVVLNRRDDATDRLLEIADKFKTGAARREENLEWRNQPVEQRLSHALVHGITNFIVEDTEEVRQKIDAAGGRPINVIEGPLMDGMNIVGDLFGAGKMFLPQVVKSARVMKQAVAHLIPFIEEEKKRMADAGADVRSKGKIVIATVKGDVHDIGKNIVSVVLQCNNFEVVNMGVMVPCATILQKAKEEGADIIGLSGLITPSLEEMAYVASEMQRDDYFRGKQTPLLIGGATTSRVHTAVKIAPHYDGPVVYVPDASRSVSVASSLLSDEGAAKYLDELKSDYERIRTQHANKKAQPLVTYAEARANKTKIDWSAYTPKKPSFIGRRVFRNYDLAELANYIDWAPFFQTWDLAGPYPAILNDEIVGESARRVFSDGKSMLSRIIQGRWLTANGVVMLLPANTVNDDDIEIYTDESRSQVAMTWRNLRQQSVRPVVDGVMRPNRSLADFIAPKDSGVADYIGLFAVTAGLGVDKKEKQFEADHDDYSAIMLKALADRFAEAFAEALHARVRRELWGYAAGETLDNEALIRERYVGIRPAPGYPACPDHLVKRDMFEVLQADELGMSVTESLAMLPAASVSGFYLAHPESTYFSVGKIGDDQVQSFAERMAVSSADAERALAPLR
- a CDS encoding DUF1840 domain-containing protein — encoded protein: MLITFKTMAAPDVMMLDNLAEYLLGIIGKQLTERGVITHDELPVAIEKLEAAVISDKKERAEHDGHFHEGEAGHDPHEIPIGLAQRAYPFLDMLRLARKENKDILWGV
- the argS gene encoding arginine--tRNA ligase — protein: MLPAHKETLETLLSDAVRQVAQSTQGATEAAFIAPAIVLERPKVAAHGDVASNVAMQLAKPLRANPRQLAQQIADAVMGHAAAKGLVESAEVAGPGFINLRLAAKAKQDVIPAVLDEGAAFGRSPRDAGKRVLVEFVSANPTGPLHVGHGRQAALGDALSNLLATQGYAVHREFYYNDAGVQIGNLAISTQARARGFKPGDAQWPEAAYNGEYIADIARDYMAGATVAAKDGEPVKGRGDVEDLEAIRHFAVAYLRHEQDMDLTAFGVKFDQFYLESSLYKEGRVEETVKALIDAGKTYEQDGALWLRTTDDGDDKDRVMKKSDGTYTYFVPDVAYHVTKWQRGFTKVINVQGSDHHGTIARVRAGLQGLGIGIPKGYPDYVLHKMVTVMRDGQEVKISKRAGSYVTVRDLIEWSGGMTPGSETAPDQLDADMIRRGRDAVRFFLISRKADTEFVFDIDLALKQNDENPVYYVQYAHARICTILNDWKERYGGDVSKAAQADLSPLSSDRAMALLNKLAEFPEMLAHAADELAPHAVAFYLRDLAGEFHSFYNAERVLVDDEKERTARIALLAATRQVLENGLATIGVSAPQKM